The nucleotide sequence actctggtgcattgcattccttcatgtcattcccatttgcatcggagaacaattttagtactaaggctttacctagagctatgcaagtcgtctctttggctaagcgtctgagttctagtatgatggttccggatatttctatcatgatggatgatttcaagtttctggcatctccaatggttcttggtaactcggatattgatcttattctcgggatggattggctttctaagcacaaggctcagcttgattgtgcagccaggaagattcagttgactcattcgtctgaggacgtaattgtctttgctgctcgggataataccttccgtctgttttctctcaatgagaagggtgaactggatgctatctcgcaaattccagtcgtttgcgaatatcaagacgtctttccagaagagcttccaggaatgcctccgcaccggccagttgaattcgttattgatcttgagctcggtacggaaccagtgtgcaagcgcccttacaagctcggacctgaagagttgaaggagctgaagaagcaacttgatattcaagagaaaatgggtctcattcagcctagttcttctccgtggggttgtggtgttctttttgtgaagaagaaggatggaacggaccgactttgtgtcgattaccgtccattgaacaagaagaccatcaagaataaatacccacttcccaacatcaatgagctattcgaacaactcaaaggtgcccaagtattctccaagcttgatctccatatgggttatcatcagattcgaatccgtgagcaagatattcccaagacggcttttaggacaagctatggttcatatgaatacactgtcatgtcttttggcctcgtcaacgctcctccgacgttctctcgcatgatgaacttcatcttcaacgcctacaccaatgactttgtttttgtctatctcgacgacattctagttttctcgaagaacaaggaagatcatgccaagcacttgcgtttggtactcgataagctcagagaacatcagttctacgccaagttctccaagtgcgaattttggctcgatgaggttctttatcttggtcatatcatctctgccaagggaattgccgtgaatcctgagaaggtgtctgcaattgtgaattgggaaactcctcagaacgtgaagcaactccgtagcttcctcggtctcgcaagctactgtcgaagatttgttgaaaacttttctaagattgcgaagcctctctctaatctccttcagaagcacgtcaagtacgtttggtctccggagtgtgacattgctttcaacactttgaaagagaaattgatcactgctccagttctaactccgcctgatgaatccaaatcgtacgaggtcttttgtgatgcctctctccaaggtcttggcgcagtgttgatgcaagagaagaaagttgttgcttatacctctcgctagttgaagcctaatgagaagaactaccccactcatgtctcgagttggcggcagttgtgcatgctcttttgacttggagacatctcttattgggaagaaaagtggacattttcactgatcacaagagtctcaagtacatcttcactcagcctaatctcaacctcaggcaaactcgatgggtcgaaatgattcaagagtataatccgagagagtataatccgagtatcgagtatactccaggcaaggccaatgtgattgctgacgctttgagcaagaaggcttactgcaatagtctgattcttaagccttatcaactcgagctttgtgaagctttccgcaaactcaatctgcagttgttcctcaaggtttcctcgccaaccttcaagtctctcctaccttggaagaccagattcgccaagcccaacttcttgatgctatggtgaaaaaggtgaagattgggattgccaagagtcaacccaagtacaagtgctaccgccttgatgacaaggatactctcttcttcgaggatcgtattgttgtgcccaaaggtgaacttcgtaaagtgatcatgaatgaggctcacaattctctcctctccatccaccctgggagtacgaagatgtatcaggaccttaagcaggcttattggtggacttgaatgaagcgagagattgctcaattcgtgaatgaatgtgatgtctgcagaagagtgaaggcagaacaccaaagaccagctggtctcctccaacctcttgccattctagaatggaagtttgaccacattgaaatggacttcgtgactgggtttccaaagtccaaacatggcaatgatgctatattcgttgtcatcgacaaactcaccaaagtggctcactttctgcctatcaaagagtcgatcactgcagctcaattggcggaactctatacctctcgaattgtctctttgcacggtattcctcaagtgatctcttcagaccgtggcagcatctttacctccaagttttgggattcttttcagaaggccatgggcaccaacatccgtttcagcacagctttccatcctcaaactagcggtcaagtcgagcgtgtcaaccagattcttgaagatatgctcaaagcttgtgtgatctccttcggcatgaagtgggaggattgtcttccttatgctgaattctcctacaacaacagttttcaagcaagttcgggcaaggccccatttgaaattctgtatggcaggaagtgccgtacccctctcaactagtccgaaaccggtgaacgtcagcttcttggaaacgacttaatcacagaggcagaggaaatgtgcaaagtcattcgacataacctcaaagcagcccaatcccgccagaagagctactatgatagtaagcaccgtgaattggctttcgagatcggagatcatgtttacctccgcgtctctcctatgaaaggtactcgtcgcttcggtatcaaagggaagcttgcccctagacacgtgggacctttcaagattgtcagcaagagaggcgatctcgcctatcaactcgagcttccttcaaactttgcaaatgttcatgatgtgttccatgtctctcagctccgaaagtgcttcaagactcctgaccgcaccgtcaacttcgaggacattgagctccaagaagatctctcctatcgtgagcaccccgttgcaattcttgaagagactgaacgcaagactcgcaacaagtcaatcaaattcctcaaagtcaagtggtcacaccattccgaccgtgaagctacctgggaacgtgaggatcacctccgttctgagtacccggcgttctttcagtcctagatctcgggacgagatcctttcgtagtggtggagtgttgtaacaccccggatgtaactttcccaatttgtactccaactcttgccgtttccggcgttaagttattttattttctcgggtttgggtctttgtctccgtgtgttgttatcgttgtcatgcatctcatatcatgtcatcatgtgcattgcatttgcatacgtgttcatctcatgcattcgagcattttccccgttgtccgttttgcattccggcgcttcgttctcctccggtggtcatttctagctttctttcgtgtgtggggattaaacatttccggattggaccgagactttccaagcggccttggtttactaccggtagaccgcctgtcaagtttcgttccatttggacttcgtttgatactccaacggttaaccgagggaccgaaaaggcctcgtgtgtgttgcagcccaacacccctccaatttgtcccaaaacacACCTaacccttctccatcatctagagcgttcgatcacgatcgcgtggccgaaaaccgcacctcatttggactctcctagctccctccacctctatttaaagATCACTCTCCGAAATTTTCGGggcaaaccctagatctctccctctcctcgcgacCGGACAAAAATCCCGCGGCCGGACATGTCCATttccaccccgccgccgccacttgtcgccctCTGATTCGCCTGCCCGGGcgcccactccgccgccgccgccagggcccgcggggcccgcgtccggccctcccggcccgaagagccagcgccgccccgcgccttccCTTCCCCGTCGCCGGTCCCTTGCGCCGCTGCCGCCATCGTCGCACCCCTCGCTGGCgtcggcgccgccgcctcgcccggccttcgctccggccgccgccgccgcgccgcagcgCGCCCCCGCCAGCACCTctcaccgccgccgtcgccttagcgccgccccggcccggatccggcgagatccggccgacCCCCGCTTCTCCGGCGAGCTTCGTCAACTCCGGTGAACAGGGACCCCGTCGAACCTCGGGAAGCGTGCAGATCTCAGATTCGGAGTGATttgggttgactttctcccgaaaccctaatccatgtgctcatgttcatagcatcgtatctccgcatccgtagctccgtttttggcatatagcatatcaaaatgtttgtctcagagagtacatcatttcattccattgcatcattttcatttgagttcatcttgatgcccgaaatgctgttagaagagggctacttgagataattgtcagatctgctactccatttagacatttatcatttttgccatgattattgtgtgcatgatatgccctgatgctctacatatgttttgttaagggttttgtcatctttccagaggtgcaacccatgtatttttgtgatgtgtgtggtgactagcacaagcttgccaagtgaggcacttggtaattatgttttcagggacttagcaattccactaagtccttgagcggTTTATCccatgttgtcatatgttcatgttgtttcctagtgatccgtgcctcttttggggatgatcagtaagtatattttattaatcttgtagtgctatatccatccatgtctttgttttcaattatggagcaccttagcttgagtcaatcgagctctactttcgctactttgtgaatctgggcagattgtcaacttgtttgcaattttgccgatgatgttgtagttgatccgtgcatgctatgttattgttcttgtcatgtctagcttgaattttgtgtgttcttgatagatgtatgcttagcttatcatgacttgctccgtagtgagtgcatcgagctcgtaaacatgcctacttgagttatgtttcagcatgtgccagttttcactgtctgaaaactgattatgcttttgctatgttcacatgcttgcaattgagttttctgatcccttttggctcaaggtcactaagggacttttgttaagctttttgagtagctccatgccatgttttactttgccatgttcagatcctctagcatgtagttttgttgctccgaagagtgctatttgatctgaaatttcaaacaagtgttaatttcactaagtctgagatctatttaccatatgcatttttgccatgcttgtttgaacctgttaatggatgaattggccgtagctcagtgctagacttttgttaagcatcttgaatgcatccctgccatgtattttgttgtcatgtttgtttactgtagcatgttcatctcattgcatttagatggctacttgctgtaaatcgtagatcgtggtcatatttgaatcgcttgccatttccaaaccgcaactccgattccggcgttctttatatcgttttcaagcgatttcatctcatctttccagtggcacacttggattcccaagttgaggccaggttcatgcattacttgtcacatcttgcatatgcatcccgcatctaTTGCATCTCGCATAGCaaatcatcattgcatcatattgtttgatccttgcatgtggttgattgtgtccttgttgcttgtttgtcttgtttgggtagagctgggagataagttcgctaacgaggagcctgttgagtttgctttcgaggatccagtcaactctgacagctttgcaggcaagatgatcataccctcgaaatcactactatctttgctatgctagtttgctcgctcttttgctatgccaatgctatgatgcctaccatttgctttcaagcctcccaaattgccatgtaaaacctctaacccaccttgtcctagaaaaccattgattggctatgttaccgctttgctcagcccctcttatagcgttgctagttgcaggtgaagattggaggccgttccttgttggaacatttatttacttgttgggatatcattatattgccatgttatcttaatgcatctatatacttggtaaaggggggaaggctcggcctctcgcctagtgttttgttccactcttgccgccctagtttccgtcatatcggtgttatgttcccgaattttgcgttccttacgcggttgggttataatgggaaccccttgatagttcgccttgattaaagcttttccagcaatgcccaaccttggttttaccatttaccacctaccccttttcccttgggtttcgcggactcaagggtcatcttattttaaaccccccctgggccagtgctcctctgagtgttggtccgaactgagctgcctgcggggccacctcggggcaacttgagggtttgttttactcgtagctagtctcatctgagtgtgccctgagaacgagatatgtgcagctcctatcgggatttgtcggcacattcaggcggtgttgctggtcttgttttaacttgtcgaagtgtcttgaagaaccgagataccgagtctgattgaaacgtctcgggaggaggtctattccttcgttgaccgtgagagcttgtcatgggctaagttgggactcccctgcagggatttgaactttcgaaagccgtgcccgcggttttgggcagatgggaatttgttaatgtccggttgtagataacttgaaccttaatttaaatAAAATGAAccaaccgagtgtgttaccatgatggcctcttctcgacggagtccgggaagtggacacggtgatggagtaatgtttgcgcaggttgtcctctagtttctcgctcacgctttgcctcctcttctcgctctcttttgtgaataagttagccaccatatatgctagtcgcttgctgcagctccacatatatatttaccttaccttacctattaagcttaaatagtcttgattgcgaggatgcgagattgctgagtccctgtggctcacagattactattacaccagatgcagggcctgatgattccgctccaggtgacgcgctcgagctcaagtgggagttcgacgaggactctcaacgttactatgtttcctttcctgatgatcagtagtggtgccctgttgggggtgatcgggaccgtgtcgcatgttgggttatcttttattttggcgtcatagtcgggccatgagtgtttggttgatgtaatgttatttatgtacttgattgacatggcgagtgtaagccaactatgttatcccttttattatctatattacatgggatgtttgtgatgattaccTGACTTTGCGACATATGTCTTCAATGCGagtatgcctctaagtcgtgcctcgacacgtgggagatatagtcgcatcgagggtgttacagagatgtcccgggctgtacgtgtgttgaacgcggaggcgccgttattcggtgcttagatcggaatcgaccacgatctgaatcgctgcgtgtacgactccaccaaccgcattcttgtaacgcttccgcatcgcgatcttcaggggtatgaagatacactcccctctctctcgttgctagtatctcctagattgatcttggtgacacgtaggaaaattttgaattattgctacgttccccaacaggttgtaGGCTTCAAGAGGAGTGAAGGACCAACCAATGTGATATGTTAGATGGTGGTTTACCAAAGAAGCGCATATCATAGGGGTAGCAGAACATGTATGAAAAACGAATGCAGGGTTGTCTGAATAGCCATGCGAGTAGAACTGAGACTAATCACATGGAACTGTCGGGGTTTGGGGAATGACCTGACAATTTGTGGGCTTATGGATGTACACAAGTAGGAGGACCCTAATGTCTTGTTTATTTAGGAGACAAAGATGTCTAGGAGCAAGATGGAATGGCTGAGATGGAAGCTTGGAATGCCACATATGGCAATGAAGGATTGTTGTCGAAAGGGAAAAGGGTTGGTTATGTTCTACAAGAGAGATAAACGTCAAGCTGCTAGACTTGTTATTGAGTTTCTAATAACAGAGTACAAAGGCACCCTAGAGGTGCTTGTACTAGAAGGATATGAACTTCGGGCTACCCCAAAATGCTCTTCTTTTTGCGTCAAATCCCAACATCTTCATTATGTCGATTTGAAAACCATCAATTTTTAACATCCGTATGCAGCAAATCAAGGGAAAGGGTTTCCTACTAGTATCTAAGGACACAGCAAGCAGAGGGTTTGACCTTCCGCAGACCAGCcatattagggcatctccagcgctgaccCGCAAATTTGCTTGGGCATCTGTTCACGGACAAGGGATCAGCCCGCGGACACTGATGACGGAGGCCGCCATCCAACACTGACCGCATACATTCCAACAACTACTTGAACTaatcggacgaaattcgtgcaaacccGATTTCATATAAATCGGAAGAAATTCATTATATTTCTATCATTTTTTAACTAAAACTATACCAAATTAAGGTAAAAGTTGTAAAACTAGTCTACGGCCGGTGCCGGCGAATATCCATTCCCACGACAAGGATACCCTTGACTAGTCTATGGCCGGCCGCGGCAGATCTCCATTGTCTTCTCCATGTCCGATATCTCGCTCATCGGACTGCCGTGAGCCctagaggtatatgcttcagcgcaaaagGAAGCTCGCTTCCTCATCTTCGGTGGCGCCGCTTATCGGAGTGGAACCGCCTGGATGTGCTTCAACCGAAGGGGAAGGGGACGACGGTAGCCTGCGACACGGAAAGACATAGGTTGTGTATGCCGGCATCGCCGAGGAGGCgaccttcatgggacccaagcggtggcggcctcccatgttctacttctcctctaTGATGGCGACTAGTGCGGACATGCTGGCCACCGTTTTCATCGATCTCCGTGAAGCCGAATTCTTTTTCCATCGGTAGGGCGCGTTTACGTGTTCGTTGACGGTGGATGGCGTGGTCCCAGGCACGGGAGGAGCAGTATGACACGACTTCATCGATGGTAGCTACAATGCCCGTGCCACCGTGTTCCCCCACGTGCCGCCCTGGAGCAACTTGCCACTCCTCGGCGAGCTGGCTTGGAGCCGTGAGTTGCTGAACGACGCGCCAGCTTGGTGGATGCCATGGAGATTTTGGAAAAAAATGGTGCAAGGAAGAGATGGGAGCGGGTGTGGTGTGATTTTTGCCCGGCGTCTGGCATGGTTTAAATAGTGGGCGGACGGCCGAAGCCAACTGGCATTGTGTTTAATGACGGGCGGCTCGCGAACAGACGTGAGGCCAGAGTAGGTTCCTCGGCACATGCGCGGGTTTACTAGAGGAAGGCTGGAAGCCTGCGGCCATTTGAATGCGGtgaggaggcgtgtttagccgggcgtgcagtgggcggCGCTCTCTCAGCCgttgcgccgcttcaatgccggcagtgagaggtcgtgtctgtCTTGTGCCGGCGTCAATATGTAGCGGCCGCTCTCCGATGACACGAATGCGGGCAGGTAGCACCGGGCGAGAATGCGCGCGGACGCATGTGGGTGTTTCAGGTGGACCAGGGCGGCTAGGAGTGGGCATGGCAGCGGTCCGTACGCCCGCAAAGCCCCCCTactttgtctccggtttgcgggaaaAAGTACGCCCGGACCGCCCCGTGGACCGATACATGCCCGCGTTGGAGGGCACAACACGTCTGGCCTAGACGTATGCAGGAGGCTTGAAGGcccgcgttggagatgcccttacaactTCGACCACCCTAAGATAGCGACCGACTACTCCCACCGTGTTGAAAAtatgcactagagacaataataaatgttattatttatttataaATTTATAAATTTGTAATTAATGTTTATTTTCTGTGCTATGCTATAGTTGCATTGGTTCTCGAGTCTGCATATAAACGAGATTTGGACAAAAACCCATTTGCACGAGTGGAATAATAAACACCAAGTAGATACCTAGTCTATTTTCTAAGACTAGCTCATATGTTGTTGAGGATCTTATTTTCCTGATTATGGCCATTTTTAAAGTAATACAGAAAAAGCATTCTTAAAGTAATAAGGATGCCAACAATAATGAAACACATTGTTGGCAGAACATGGACATACCCAACTAAATGATATACTTCGAGATCTGATCGTCACAATGTTATAAGTATTTTTATGCAAGTGGTAACGATATGTTCAATTCACAGACTATGAGAGTATCGAGTACTTCCGGAACCTCTCCCTcaacccctctccccctccccctctctcacCCGCCCTCCttctcactcatgcgcacccgcacaaacacacacagagatACCGGCCGACAGAGAGATTGTGAGAGAAAATTCTCGCGGTTATAGGAGGTTGTAAGGAATCTGTACCAATGCTACACCAACACATCTTCCGTTGTACTCTTGGGAGTTTGATTCATAGGGCGATTCTTTTTTTtcctactatgtttcccaacacgcCGGAAGAACAGGAGAGAAGCGTTCAGTCATTCTCCAAGTCGGAGTGCAGCGTGACGATTCTCATCACGGAGGAGCAGTTCGTGTTACAAAGCTTCAACAACGAGCTCAAGTTCCACTCTCAGCAGCTGTCCTTGGAGTAAATGTTCACTTTCAACTTGTAAATAGTTCTGTCTGTATGTACTATGTAGTGCTTATTACATATATATAGTTCCAGATCTACTTTGTGTAAGGATATGTGTATTTGAATACAGAAAATCACAAAGATGACACATTCTATTCGTCGTTCCACTCATCCATAAGTTATGTTATTGACACGAAAGAGCGAAACCATCATTCCAGTGGCGATGCAAACAATAACAACTTCACAAATACCATTCTCTAGCACAATGGAAGTTGCCTAGATGCTCCATAAGCCGTAGTTTGGGGATGGCGCCTGGTGCATCATGAAGTGGACTATGGTTGGCACTGATGGCAAGTAATAGGTTTGAGAGGCTTCTTAAGCACAGCAGAATCGCAGGCGACGATCTTCACTTTGTGGAGGACTGTTTCGATATCCTCGTTCTTGAACGTCACGTCTCTCAAGATTAATGTCCAGACGTCATCGCAGTTCCTGTATGTGCGCAGATTGCCTCGCTGTCAAGACAAGAGGAAAACAATCATGTGAATGAAATCAATGTATGGATGGAAACATGACTAGAGATTGCAACATTGTGAAGACAAAATATTCAGAAATTGACTGAAATACTAGCGAGGTGAACTATTTGAGTTAAGCTATTGCCATGTAGAAAAGTATAGCTTTCTGTTAGATGGCATGCCAGAAACATGCAAAAAATGGTTGTTGTTTCCAGAATTGTTTCCCGGCTGGGATACAGGAAAGGAGGTCCCCTCTTCTTGTGTCGCTAATACAGTGGAACACATAAGTCTGTTCTCGGAAACTCGATCGGCAAGAAAGATCAAATACTACTTGGAAACTATTGCGAGAAACTATCGTGATATGTCAAGTTAAGAATGAAAACATCCAGTAGGTCCAGATATAAGTCAGGAACAGGAAAGGGACAGTTTACCCTCTGATAGTCTAAGCAATCAACATGAGCACATATACAGTTacatttttaatttattttttggACCAAAGCAAACAGATCTCCTGGAACATGTGTTAACTTATCACCCAACTGAGGTTAAACAAACTGTCGTAATTTGGCTATCTAGCACACACGCAAGTTCAGGTATCTTTTTCCGGAGAAGTATATATAAATCTGCTCCTCAATAAAGAACTGGAAAATAACACGCAGAGCAATTTACTTGATAATTAAGCACACAAGTCGTACGTCATACATAGCATCAAGCAGAAGACAAAGAAAAATGTGTAGCTGATCTGCATTATCAGTAACAGGTAGCAACAGCAAGGTATTTCAGCATGAGTGCATTATTCCCTTGAAACAAATTAAACCTGTACTACATGACAATCACAGGGATGGATGAATGCATAGCACAAGAGAGTAGGCAATTTGGTTGGTTGGTACCTTGAAGAAGGCCCTGCTCTTGACATGCTTATCCAGCGCGTGTCCCATGGACTGAA is from Triticum aestivum cultivar Chinese Spring chromosome 3A, IWGSC CS RefSeq v2.1, whole genome shotgun sequence and encodes:
- the LOC123059647 gene encoding transcription initiation factor IIA subunit 2-like, which translates into the protein MATEALEMYRQSEIGYALTETLDKMVSSGVLSPDLAITVLLQFDKSMGHALDKHVKSRAFFKRGNLRTYRNCDDVWTLILRDVTFKNEDIETVLHKVKIVACDSAVLKKPLKPITCHQCQP